In Halorubellus sp. JP-L1, one DNA window encodes the following:
- a CDS encoding HAD family hydrolase translates to MSTEAVLFDLDGTLYPYPECNRAGKRAAWRTAHELGYDFDREAFETLYQEGRRATKRELAGTASAHERFLYFKHAIQIHAETHRSEHALELGEAYWDAYVHEMELYDDVERVFRDLHDADVAVAIVTNLTTRIQLKKIHHLGIEPHVDLLLTSEETGREKPSSVMFTYPLAQLDCRPSDAAFVGDDPASDVEGGNAVGLETVLLDPGREYDALAGQQRPDHHIHDFGDVTDVVL, encoded by the coding sequence ATGTCGACCGAAGCCGTCCTCTTCGACCTCGACGGGACGCTCTACCCGTACCCGGAGTGCAATCGCGCTGGGAAGCGCGCCGCGTGGCGGACCGCGCACGAACTCGGGTACGACTTCGACCGCGAGGCCTTCGAAACCCTCTACCAGGAGGGCCGGCGAGCGACCAAGCGCGAACTAGCGGGTACGGCCAGCGCACACGAGCGCTTCCTCTACTTCAAGCACGCCATCCAGATCCACGCGGAGACCCACAGGTCCGAGCACGCGCTCGAACTCGGCGAAGCGTACTGGGACGCGTACGTCCACGAGATGGAGCTCTACGACGACGTCGAGAGGGTGTTCCGTGACCTGCACGACGCCGACGTCGCCGTCGCCATCGTCACGAACCTCACGACGCGCATCCAGTTGAAGAAGATCCATCACCTCGGCATCGAACCGCACGTCGACCTCCTCCTGACGAGCGAGGAGACCGGGCGCGAGAAGCCCTCCAGCGTGATGTTCACGTACCCGCTCGCGCAACTCGACTGTCGGCCGAGCGACGCCGCGTTCGTCGGCGACGATCCCGCGAGCGACGTCGAGGGCGGGAACGCCGTCGGCCTCGAGACCGTCCTGCTCGACCCCGGACGCGAGTACGACGCACTCGCCGGCCAGCAACGCCCGGACCACCACATTCACGACTTCGGGGACGTAACCGACGTGGTACTATGA
- a CDS encoding ATP-binding protein, translating into MTERPRILVVDEPGVVDDLAVASDDRATSVAFERATSASAAVDALEAENPPVGVVTEYDVSDDAFADGVALVDDIRDRSTVPVVVYTDGGSESVASRATVAGASAYVSKDGADAAANVVDVLADELGGVDRTREKIETLHDVATDLAACETEAAVYERTIDAAEQVLEFDQCLLDVIRDDRLVPVAKSSGLPEGGAQEVAIDAENVAARVARTRKATINNDLSEVTDADPAEMTYRSGFTVPVSDVGVFQAVAEETAAFDADDLELAQLLAAHVAESLKRVRNRQDLREERDRFAALFENVPDPAVRASFGDDGTLAVDSVNAAFARTFDCDQDAVRGRALSTVVEAPNGSDVGAFLDVEADGEAVAREVQRTAADGVRDFILHVIPIDGRADEVYGIYTDITENKERQRALQRQNDRLDEFAGIVSHDLRNPLNVAEGHLVNYRETGDEASLDEVSAAHERMRSLVDDLLDLARSGDVVSETSSVVPGEAARRAWASLPTPDAELVVEETTPVLADVGRLVDVFANLFRNALDHVGDAVTVRVGDLPSRDGFYVADDGHGIPESEREAVFETGYTNATDGSGFGLAIVEQVASAHGWTVSIVDGESGGARFEFRGVDRPGTE; encoded by the coding sequence ATGACGGAGCGTCCCCGGATCCTGGTCGTCGACGAGCCGGGTGTCGTCGACGACCTCGCAGTCGCGAGCGACGACCGAGCGACGTCGGTCGCGTTCGAGCGCGCGACGTCGGCGAGTGCCGCCGTGGACGCACTCGAAGCGGAGAATCCACCGGTGGGAGTGGTGACGGAGTACGACGTTTCCGACGACGCGTTCGCGGACGGCGTGGCGCTCGTCGACGACATCCGCGACCGATCTACCGTCCCGGTGGTCGTCTACACGGACGGCGGATCGGAATCGGTCGCGTCGCGTGCGACGGTCGCCGGCGCGAGTGCGTACGTCTCGAAGGACGGCGCCGACGCCGCGGCGAACGTCGTGGACGTGCTCGCGGACGAACTCGGCGGCGTCGACCGGACGCGCGAGAAGATCGAGACCCTGCACGACGTCGCGACTGACCTGGCGGCGTGCGAGACCGAGGCGGCGGTGTACGAGCGGACGATCGACGCCGCCGAGCAAGTCCTCGAGTTCGACCAGTGCCTGCTGGACGTGATCCGCGACGACCGGCTCGTCCCCGTCGCGAAGTCCTCGGGGCTCCCCGAGGGCGGCGCGCAGGAGGTGGCGATCGACGCGGAGAACGTCGCCGCTCGAGTCGCCCGGACGCGCAAGGCGACGATCAACAACGACTTGAGCGAGGTGACGGACGCGGACCCGGCGGAGATGACGTACCGGTCGGGGTTCACGGTCCCGGTGAGCGACGTCGGCGTGTTCCAGGCGGTCGCGGAGGAGACGGCCGCGTTCGACGCCGACGACCTCGAACTCGCGCAGTTGCTGGCCGCACACGTCGCGGAGAGCCTCAAGCGCGTGCGGAACCGGCAGGACCTCCGCGAGGAACGCGACCGGTTCGCGGCGCTGTTCGAGAACGTCCCGGACCCGGCGGTTCGTGCGTCGTTCGGCGATGACGGGACGCTCGCGGTGGATTCGGTGAACGCGGCGTTCGCGCGAACGTTCGACTGCGACCAGGACGCGGTCCGCGGACGGGCGCTCTCGACCGTGGTCGAGGCCCCGAACGGGTCGGACGTCGGCGCGTTCCTCGACGTGGAGGCCGACGGGGAGGCGGTGGCGCGCGAGGTGCAGCGGACGGCCGCGGACGGCGTCCGGGACTTCATCCTGCACGTCATCCCGATCGACGGTCGCGCGGACGAAGTGTACGGGATCTATACCGACATCACGGAGAACAAAGAACGTCAACGCGCGCTCCAGCGGCAGAACGACCGCCTGGACGAGTTCGCGGGCATCGTGAGTCACGACCTCCGGAATCCGCTGAACGTCGCGGAGGGCCACCTCGTGAACTACCGGGAGACGGGCGACGAGGCGAGTCTCGACGAGGTGTCGGCCGCCCACGAGCGGATGCGGTCGCTCGTCGACGATCTCCTGGACCTGGCACGGTCGGGGGACGTCGTCTCCGAGACGTCGTCGGTCGTCCCCGGCGAGGCTGCGCGTCGCGCCTGGGCGTCGCTTCCCACGCCGGACGCCGAGCTCGTCGTCGAGGAGACGACGCCGGTACTCGCGGACGTCGGCCGGCTCGTGGACGTGTTCGCGAACCTGTTCCGGAACGCGCTCGATCACGTCGGCGACGCGGTGACGGTCCGCGTCGGCGACCTCCCCTCGAGGGATGGGTTCTACGTCGCGGACGACGGTCACGGCATCCCGGAGAGCGAGCGCGAGGCGGTCTTCGAGACGGGGTACACGAACGCGACGGACGGCTCCGGGTTCGGGCTCGCGATCGTCGAGCAGGTCGCGAGCGCGCACGGCTGGACGGTGTCGATCGTTGACGGCGAATCGGGCGGTGCGCGCTTCGAGTTCCGTGGCGTCGACCGGCCCGGGACGGAGTAG
- the mct gene encoding succinyl-CoA:mesaconate CoA-transferase, which produces MPASDVDDGAAADGDSDGEAAADASHDAAADASHDGGDGPLSDLRVVDLTQVLAGPYCTMLLADLGADVVKVERPGGDLIRSNPPHVGDAADEPYGGYFQSVNRGKRSVELDLGDDADREEFLYLVESADVVVENYRAGTMERLDCEYETLREVNPELIYASIRGFGDPRTGETHRQGQPSFDLVAQALGGVMEITGQEDGPPTKVGPGIGDLFTAVLEAVGILAAVHRRERTGEGSYVDTAMYDAMVSMCERAVYHYSYDDDVLTRQGNSHPTLFPYNAFEANDGYVVIAAFSDGHWRALCEAMDRPDLAADYPDAASRVRAREDLRPEIAAWTREHDADDIVDRLDGRVPAAPVQDAADVFDDPHVADRGMLADVAQPGADRDVTVAGCPIKFGDAPTGPRGRAPLLDEHHEELLGDRERPRASGDD; this is translated from the coding sequence ATGCCAGCAAGCGACGTCGACGACGGAGCGGCCGCGGACGGCGATTCCGACGGCGAAGCCGCCGCGGATGCCAGCCACGACGCCGCCGCGGACGCCAGCCACGACGGCGGCGACGGCCCGCTCTCGGACCTCCGCGTCGTCGACCTCACGCAGGTGCTCGCCGGCCCGTACTGCACGATGCTCCTCGCGGACCTCGGCGCGGACGTAGTGAAGGTCGAACGGCCCGGCGGCGACCTCATCCGCTCGAACCCCCCGCACGTCGGCGACGCCGCCGACGAACCCTACGGCGGCTACTTCCAGAGCGTCAACCGCGGCAAGCGCAGCGTCGAACTCGACCTCGGCGACGATGCCGACCGCGAGGAGTTCCTCTATCTCGTCGAATCCGCGGACGTCGTCGTCGAGAATTACCGCGCCGGCACCATGGAACGACTCGACTGCGAGTACGAGACCCTCAGGGAGGTCAACCCGGAGCTCATCTACGCGAGCATCCGCGGCTTTGGCGACCCGCGCACGGGCGAGACGCACAGGCAAGGCCAGCCGAGCTTCGACCTCGTCGCGCAAGCGCTCGGCGGCGTCATGGAGATAACGGGCCAGGAAGACGGTCCGCCGACGAAGGTCGGCCCCGGCATCGGCGACCTCTTCACCGCCGTCCTCGAGGCCGTCGGCATCCTCGCCGCCGTCCACCGCCGCGAACGCACCGGCGAGGGGAGCTACGTCGACACCGCGATGTACGACGCGATGGTCTCCATGTGCGAGCGCGCCGTCTACCACTACTCGTACGACGACGACGTCCTCACGCGTCAGGGCAACAGTCACCCGACGCTGTTCCCGTACAACGCGTTCGAAGCGAACGACGGGTACGTCGTAATCGCCGCGTTCTCCGACGGCCACTGGCGCGCGCTCTGCGAGGCGATGGACCGCCCCGACCTCGCCGCCGACTACCCCGACGCCGCCAGTCGCGTCCGCGCCCGCGAGGACCTCCGCCCCGAAATCGCCGCGTGGACCCGCGAGCACGACGCCGACGACATAGTCGACCGCCTCGACGGTCGCGTCCCCGCCGCCCCCGTCCAGGACGCCGCCGACGTCTTCGACGACCCGCACGTCGCCGACCGAGGGATGCTCGCCGACGTCGCCCAGCCCGGCGCCGACCGCGATGTCACCGTCGCCGGCTGCCCAATCAAGTTCGGCGACGCACCCACCGGCCCCCGCGGCCGCGCCCCGCTCCTCGACGAACACCACGAGGAACTGCTCGGCGACCGCGAACGCCCGCGCGCCAGCGGCGACGACTGA
- the citE gene encoding L-malyl-CoA/beta-methylmalyl-CoA lyase, protein MRIARTFQTAPAAVPKENTAKYLDSALDATGFQAPDWLVPDIEDGTAPDMKAEGLENTVDRLAGGVEFPGEIWPRVQWAYDDERLRSQGETEIRTLVEEVGETLTGVVVPKVGRVADVERALEVLAGAEADAGLPEGSLELSVIVETAAARSDLREIAMLGESGRLAGMIFGPVDYTAELGGRAIDGDRPRWDGLLEALSNEASANDVVAIGGPFDKLFAERAGVTYYNAPAYADQVEREAAVGLDGSWSLYPKQTVQANRVHMPTVEELERDVSKIERFDAAKAEGTGAVTVDGQMVDEATFKNFANTVEAVRTIHARHPDQTGEVYDDDLLSRALELDTDWRR, encoded by the coding sequence ATGAGAATCGCACGCACCTTCCAGACCGCACCGGCCGCCGTCCCCAAGGAGAACACGGCGAAGTACCTCGACTCCGCGCTCGACGCCACCGGCTTCCAGGCGCCGGACTGGCTCGTCCCCGACATCGAGGACGGGACGGCACCGGACATGAAGGCCGAGGGCCTCGAGAACACCGTCGACCGCCTCGCGGGCGGCGTCGAGTTCCCCGGCGAGATCTGGCCGCGCGTCCAGTGGGCGTACGACGACGAACGCCTACGGAGCCAGGGCGAGACGGAGATCCGGACGCTCGTCGAGGAGGTCGGCGAGACCCTCACCGGCGTCGTCGTCCCGAAGGTCGGCCGCGTCGCGGACGTCGAGCGCGCACTCGAGGTCCTGGCGGGCGCCGAAGCCGACGCCGGCCTCCCCGAGGGGTCGCTCGAACTCTCCGTCATCGTCGAGACCGCGGCGGCGCGCTCGGACCTCCGCGAGATCGCGATGCTCGGAGAGAGCGGCCGACTCGCGGGGATGATCTTCGGGCCCGTGGACTACACCGCGGAACTGGGCGGGCGCGCGATCGACGGCGACCGCCCGCGCTGGGACGGCCTGCTGGAGGCGCTCTCGAACGAGGCGAGCGCGAACGACGTCGTCGCCATCGGCGGCCCGTTCGACAAGCTGTTCGCGGAACGCGCCGGCGTCACGTACTACAACGCACCGGCGTACGCCGACCAGGTCGAGCGCGAGGCCGCGGTCGGCCTCGACGGCTCCTGGAGCCTGTACCCGAAGCAGACCGTGCAGGCGAATCGCGTCCACATGCCGACGGTCGAGGAACTCGAGCGCGACGTCTCGAAGATCGAGCGGTTCGACGCGGCGAAGGCAGAGGGGACTGGGGCGGTGACGGTCGACGGCCAGATGGTCGACGAGGCGACGTTCAAGAACTTCGCGAACACCGTCGAGGCCGTCCGGACGATCCACGCGCGCCACCCCGACCAGACCGGCGAGGTGTACGACGACGACCTGCTCTCCCGCGCGCTCGAACTCGACACCGACTGGCGACGATAG
- the mch gene encoding 2-methylfumaryl-CoA hydratase: MTDEFDLSDDETFRAALDRAATRPKGNCFEDFAVGDELDHAPGLTLTRHASETWAGQTLNHDPAYWRPDAAESRGFDDVPAHPDYLTAAVMGPTVEDLSEKGGYFLGRTNLRFHEHGVPLGTNLRVRSEVLDTATSSSRPDYGIVTWETTGVDADTGDPLLSYERTNMIPRRNPPASDGGEQEAKNDDQAEGESSPDLGLPGTFVEPDGEHYEDFAVALAAVEDEHGGDAAVAYRHERGRTMDAVTVSQLPLMTLNTAKQHHDANVMADSPSGDLVAYGDVTRSTALGHARSDEATWREVGFDDERFHAFVTPGDTVYCFTRVRDARDDDGDDRYGTVEFEHVAFDQDDEPVYSGTRTARIRKRTASQQTPN; this comes from the coding sequence ATGACTGACGAATTCGATCTCTCCGACGACGAGACGTTCCGTGCGGCGCTCGACCGCGCCGCGACCAGACCGAAGGGGAACTGCTTCGAGGACTTCGCGGTGGGCGACGAACTCGATCACGCCCCCGGGTTGACGCTCACGCGGCACGCGAGCGAGACGTGGGCCGGCCAGACCCTGAACCACGACCCCGCGTACTGGCGGCCCGACGCCGCCGAATCCAGGGGGTTCGACGACGTGCCCGCGCACCCGGACTACCTGACGGCGGCCGTGATGGGCCCGACCGTCGAGGACCTCTCCGAGAAGGGCGGGTACTTCCTCGGCCGAACGAACCTCCGCTTCCACGAGCACGGCGTCCCGCTCGGGACGAACCTCCGGGTTCGCTCGGAAGTGCTCGACACCGCCACGTCGTCCTCGCGCCCCGACTACGGCATCGTCACGTGGGAGACGACGGGGGTCGACGCCGACACGGGCGACCCGCTGCTGTCCTACGAGCGAACGAACATGATTCCGCGCCGGAACCCGCCCGCGAGCGACGGCGGCGAGCAGGAGGCGAAGAACGACGACCAGGCCGAAGGCGAGTCCTCGCCGGACCTCGGACTGCCGGGGACGTTCGTCGAACCCGACGGCGAGCACTACGAGGACTTCGCCGTCGCGCTCGCCGCCGTCGAGGACGAACACGGCGGAGACGCCGCGGTCGCGTACCGGCACGAGCGCGGGCGAACGATGGACGCCGTCACCGTCAGCCAGCTGCCGCTGATGACGCTGAACACCGCGAAGCAGCACCACGACGCGAACGTGATGGCGGACTCGCCGAGCGGCGACCTCGTCGCGTACGGCGACGTCACGCGCTCGACCGCGCTCGGGCACGCCCGCAGCGACGAGGCGACGTGGCGCGAGGTCGGGTTCGACGACGAGCGCTTCCACGCGTTCGTCACGCCCGGCGACACCGTCTACTGCTTCACGCGCGTCCGCGACGCTCGCGACGACGACGGCGACGACAGGTACGGCACCGTCGAGTTCGAGCACGTCGCGTTCGACCAGGACGACGAACCCGTCTACTCGGGGACTCGAACCGCACGCATTCGGAAGCGAACCGCCAGCCAGCAGACACCCAACTGA
- a CDS encoding methylaspartate mutase subunit E, with protein sequence MLRDERIPAEQLRRTDEAIRGNYPTGADVDFEDAIEFHESLPDEKRFADVLESADRPLLQPRAGVARLDEQISLLSHLQEEGNADLLPTTIDSYTRDNQYEKAQTGLEEARDTGKAALNGFPAVNHGVEGCRDLIRALDAPIEVRHGTPDARLLAAVTFAGGFQSFEGGPISYNIPYCKDDDLAETIEHWQFVDRLAGAYTERGVTINREPFGPLTGTLVPPSIAIAVMLVEGKLAATQGVRSLTLGYGQVGNLVQDVAALRALKSLGESYLPDSVEVTTVFHEWMGGFPPDEARANGVIGLGGTTAAVAEPDKVITKSPQEFQGVPTKEANAAGLRTTRQMLDMVREQAIALDGVDEEQELIERTAMELVETVEHYGDGDVALGVVDAFAAGALDVPFAPSDAAMGAVLPARDDDGRVRIFEFADLDVSDDLKEIHGNFLDERARTEGRERSFAMVADDVDAISDGRLIGRPNPNGSGTRDEDGTADDATGAADGGESRAD encoded by the coding sequence ATGTTGCGCGACGAACGCATCCCGGCCGAGCAGTTGCGACGCACAGACGAGGCCATCAGGGGGAACTATCCCACGGGCGCAGACGTCGACTTCGAGGACGCGATCGAGTTCCACGAGTCCCTGCCCGACGAAAAGCGGTTCGCGGACGTCCTCGAGTCCGCGGACCGACCGCTCCTCCAGCCGCGAGCCGGCGTCGCCCGCCTCGACGAACAGATCTCGCTCCTCTCTCACCTCCAGGAGGAGGGGAACGCGGACCTCCTGCCGACGACGATCGACTCGTACACGCGCGACAACCAGTACGAGAAGGCCCAGACGGGGCTCGAGGAGGCTCGCGACACGGGAAAGGCGGCGCTCAACGGGTTCCCGGCGGTCAATCACGGCGTCGAGGGCTGTCGCGACCTGATCCGCGCGCTCGACGCGCCCATCGAGGTCCGACACGGCACGCCCGACGCACGCTTGCTCGCGGCGGTGACGTTCGCGGGCGGGTTCCAGAGCTTCGAGGGCGGCCCGATCAGCTACAACATCCCCTACTGCAAGGACGACGACCTCGCGGAGACGATCGAGCACTGGCAGTTCGTCGACCGGCTCGCGGGCGCGTACACCGAACGCGGCGTCACCATCAACCGCGAGCCGTTCGGGCCGCTGACGGGGACCCTGGTCCCGCCGAGCATCGCGATCGCGGTGATGCTCGTCGAGGGCAAGCTCGCCGCCACGCAGGGCGTCCGCTCGCTCACGCTCGGGTACGGGCAGGTCGGGAACCTCGTGCAGGACGTCGCGGCCCTGCGCGCGCTCAAGAGCCTCGGCGAGTCGTACCTCCCGGATAGCGTCGAGGTGACAACGGTGTTCCACGAGTGGATGGGCGGGTTCCCGCCGGACGAAGCGAGAGCCAACGGCGTCATCGGGCTCGGCGGAACGACGGCGGCGGTCGCGGAGCCGGACAAGGTCATCACGAAGAGCCCGCAGGAGTTCCAGGGCGTCCCAACGAAGGAGGCCAACGCCGCCGGGCTGCGGACGACCCGGCAGATGCTCGATATGGTTCGCGAGCAGGCGATCGCGCTCGACGGCGTCGACGAGGAGCAGGAGTTGATAGAGCGGACGGCCATGGAGCTCGTCGAGACCGTCGAGCACTACGGCGACGGCGACGTCGCGCTCGGCGTCGTCGACGCGTTCGCAGCGGGTGCGCTGGACGTCCCGTTCGCGCCGAGCGACGCCGCGATGGGCGCGGTCCTGCCGGCGCGCGACGACGACGGCCGCGTCCGCATCTTCGAGTTCGCGGACCTCGACGTGAGCGACGACCTGAAGGAGATCCACGGGAACTTCCTCGACGAACGCGCTCGCACGGAGGGCCGCGAGCGGTCGTTCGCGATGGTCGCGGACGACGTCGACGCCATCAGCGACGGCCGCCTCATCGGGCGCCCGAACCCGAACGGTAGCGGGACGCGTGACGAGGACGGGACAGCGGACGACGCGACCGGCGCGGCCGACGGAGGTGAGTCGCGTGCGGATTGA
- the glmS gene encoding methylaspartate mutase subunit S, which translates to MPATVTLGVIGSDAHVVGITILEQALSAAGFEVHNLGVQSSQEEFAESAAAHDADAVLVSSLYGHAEQDCRGFHETLRDHDVDSVTYIGGNLAVGQDDFAETRETFREMGFDRVFDSETSPEEAIRALERDCSHSERDTERVTA; encoded by the coding sequence ATGCCCGCGACAGTCACACTCGGTGTCATCGGGTCCGACGCGCACGTCGTCGGTATCACCATCCTCGAACAGGCCCTCTCGGCCGCAGGGTTCGAGGTTCACAACCTCGGCGTCCAGTCCTCCCAGGAGGAGTTCGCCGAGTCCGCAGCCGCCCACGACGCCGACGCCGTACTCGTCTCCTCGCTCTACGGGCACGCCGAGCAGGACTGCCGCGGCTTCCACGAGACCCTCCGCGACCACGACGTCGACTCGGTCACCTACATCGGCGGCAACCTCGCCGTCGGCCAGGACGACTTCGCGGAGACGCGGGAGACGTTCCGCGAGATGGGATTCGATCGCGTCTTCGACAGCGAGACCAGTCCCGAGGAGGCGATCCGCGCGCTCGAACGGGACTGCTCGCACAGCGAACGCGACACCGAACGGGTCACGGCCTGA
- a CDS encoding DUF5785 family protein, which translates to MTDWPHDPDGDEGSEGMRKYGMAILAKRLDEDEDFPLTAAAFVEEHGDEPVRLNHKRIVSVADVFEHVDKGEFDDIVDFHKTVGRAMRSGNFWEYQPKAGESNVKHA; encoded by the coding sequence ATGACAGACTGGCCGCACGACCCCGACGGCGACGAGGGCAGCGAGGGCATGCGGAAGTACGGGATGGCGATCCTCGCCAAGCGACTCGACGAGGACGAGGACTTCCCGCTGACGGCCGCGGCGTTCGTGGAGGAACACGGCGACGAACCCGTCCGCCTCAACCACAAGCGGATCGTGAGCGTCGCGGACGTCTTCGAGCACGTCGACAAGGGCGAGTTCGACGACATCGTGGACTTCCACAAGACCGTCGGGCGCGCGATGCGCTCCGGGAACTTCTGGGAGTACCAGCCCAAGGCGGGCGAATCGAACGTCAAACACGCCTAA
- a CDS encoding methylaspartate ammonia-lyase yields MRIERVRAVPTVSGFYFDDQRAIKEGATQDGFAYDGEPVTQGFDAVREAGEALTVELDLSDGTTVSGDCCAVQYSGAGGRDPLFRAERYRPVVADRVADAFEGRDATKFGTNVADLAAMPGEGEREQLHTAVRYGVSQALLAAAAHANREPRARTLAAHLGTTPATEPVPVFGQSGDDRYANAEKMLIKGVPVLPHGLFNSVEKLGEDGEGLREYVTWIVERATELGDDDYRPRIHLDVYGVLGDVLGAPYDRTAVVDYFQELADAAGEHPIQIEGPMDVGGRAEQIHAMTELRDALADADVDVDLVADEWCNTLADVKAFVDAGAADVVQVKTPDLGGIQRSGEAVKYCEGTDVRAYLGGTCNETVTSARACAHVALATDAAQVLAKPGMGFDEGYMVVENEMRRALARDRTSRTTTATADD; encoded by the coding sequence GTGCGGATTGAGCGCGTTCGCGCCGTCCCGACCGTCTCGGGGTTCTACTTCGACGACCAGCGCGCGATCAAGGAAGGGGCGACCCAGGACGGGTTCGCGTACGACGGCGAACCGGTCACGCAGGGGTTCGACGCGGTACGCGAGGCCGGCGAGGCCCTGACCGTCGAACTCGACCTGAGCGACGGAACGACGGTGTCCGGGGACTGCTGTGCGGTCCAGTACTCGGGTGCCGGCGGCCGCGATCCGCTGTTCCGCGCGGAGCGCTATCGGCCGGTGGTCGCGGACCGCGTCGCGGACGCGTTCGAGGGCCGGGACGCGACCAAGTTCGGGACGAACGTCGCGGATCTCGCGGCGATGCCCGGCGAGGGCGAGCGCGAGCAGCTACACACGGCGGTCCGGTACGGCGTCTCGCAGGCGCTGCTCGCCGCGGCCGCGCACGCGAACCGGGAGCCGCGAGCGCGAACGCTCGCCGCCCACCTCGGGACGACGCCCGCGACCGAGCCCGTGCCCGTGTTCGGGCAGTCCGGCGACGACCGGTACGCGAACGCCGAGAAGATGCTCATCAAGGGCGTCCCCGTCCTCCCACACGGGCTGTTCAACAGCGTCGAGAAACTCGGCGAGGACGGCGAGGGACTCCGCGAGTACGTCACTTGGATCGTCGAGCGCGCGACCGAACTCGGCGACGACGACTACCGGCCGCGGATCCACCTCGACGTCTACGGCGTCCTCGGCGACGTCCTCGGCGCACCGTACGACCGCACCGCGGTCGTGGACTACTTCCAGGAGCTCGCGGACGCCGCGGGCGAGCACCCGATCCAGATCGAGGGCCCGATGGACGTCGGCGGCCGCGCCGAACAGATCCACGCGATGACCGAACTGCGGGACGCGCTCGCGGACGCCGACGTCGACGTGGACCTCGTCGCCGACGAGTGGTGTAACACCCTCGCGGACGTGAAGGCGTTCGTGGACGCGGGCGCGGCGGACGTCGTCCAGGTGAAGACCCCCGACCTCGGCGGCATCCAGCGGTCCGGAGAGGCGGTCAAATACTGCGAGGGCACGGACGTCCGCGCGTACCTCGGCGGGACGTGCAACGAGACCGTCACGAGCGCTCGGGCGTGCGCGCACGTCGCGCTGGCGACGGACGCCGCGCAGGTGCTCGCCAAGCCCGGGATGGGGTTCGACGAGGGCTACATGGTCGTCGAGAACGAGATGCGGCGCGCGCTCGCTCGCGACCGAACGAGCCGCACGACGACCGCGACCGCGGACGACTGA
- a CDS encoding response regulator produces MESGGEDVSGRVVVVDDEERVADVYASFLAGEHAVETAYTGEEALDVVDDAVDLVLLDRRMPGMHGDVVLERLRDRGYEGRVVMVTALDPGFDVVDMEFEQYVCKPVGRDELRTVVRQELLRANYDDALQEYLRLQSKYTAISEDHPDPAAIEDERVQALRTRLDELRDGLLDTLVEHARLKYDADDADDGRTA; encoded by the coding sequence ATGGAATCCGGGGGTGAGGACGTGTCGGGTCGGGTCGTCGTGGTGGACGACGAGGAGCGCGTGGCGGACGTCTACGCGTCGTTCCTCGCCGGCGAACACGCGGTCGAGACGGCGTACACCGGCGAGGAGGCGCTCGACGTCGTCGACGACGCCGTCGATCTCGTGCTCCTGGACCGGCGCATGCCGGGGATGCACGGCGACGTCGTCCTCGAACGCCTCCGCGACCGCGGCTACGAGGGCCGCGTCGTGATGGTGACGGCGCTCGATCCCGGTTTCGACGTCGTCGACATGGAGTTCGAGCAGTACGTCTGCAAGCCCGTCGGGCGCGACGAACTCCGGACCGTCGTCCGTCAGGAGTTGCTGCGCGCGAACTACGACGACGCCCTCCAGGAGTACCTCCGCCTGCAGTCGAAGTACACCGCGATCTCGGAGGACCACCCGGACCCGGCCGCGATCGAGGACGAACGCGTCCAGGCGCTAAGAACTCGTCTCGACGAACTCCGCGACGGCCTCCTCGACACGCTCGTCGAGCACGCCCGTCTCAAGTACGACGCCGACGATGCCGACGACGGCCGCACCGCCTGA